Genomic DNA from Mesorhizobium sp. 131-2-1:
TGCGGCTCAATGTCGAGACCGCGCCAGACGTCATCAACGCCAGCCGCTCCTCGACCGCCGGTTTCCTTTATGCGGCGTTCCGCGCACGCGATCTGTTCCAGACCGCGCTCAGCCGTACGCCACTCCTGCCGGTCAACACCGAGATCTATGACGGCAAGCCGGACGCCGACAATCTCTTGTTCCGGTCGGAGACGCCGCCGGTCGAGGCCTTCGGTGACAGGCTGCTGGTGACCCGCAAGATCGTCGTCGCCGGCCGTCCCTGGACCGTGCTGTTCCGGCCGACAAGCGCTTTCTCACTGCCCTCCTCACGCGCCATTCCGGTGATGCTCGGCCTGTTCGGGCTGCTGCTCGCCGGCGCGATCGCGCTGGTGGCGCGTTATCAGGAGCGGGCCTATGACGCGGTGTCGCTGCTGCACGAGACGACGGAAAAGAGCCTGCTCGAAAAGGAGCTGATGCTTCAGGAGATGAAGCATCGCATCAAGAATTCGATCACCAGGGTGCTGGCGATCGCGCGCCAGACAGCCTCGCACGCCACCGACGTGAAGGAGTTCTCGTCATCCTTCGCGGCGCGGCTGCAGGCGATGGCGGCGTCCCAGGACATGCTGACCCGCTCGCGCTGGCAAAAGGCCGATCTCGGCGATCTCCTGCGCATCGAGCTTGGCCAGGTGTTCGGCAAGGAGATTCCCGAAGGCATATTGTCGGGTCCGGAAGTGCTGCTCGACGAGACGATGACCCAGGCGCTTGGCCTGACCTTCCACGAACTGGCGACGAACGCACTGAAATATGGCGAGGCCGGCAATTCCGTGGGGGCGCTCAAGGTCGACTGGTTGCTGG
This window encodes:
- a CDS encoding CHASE domain-containing protein codes for the protein MKKFFPIVAFIAVALISLTMAGFAYFATQEAARIKFDATADDALNRIESRIDLHLSLLRSTQALFDARNGDISRGEFKAFFSALDVDSNFAGLRGIGFLRLAKAGDEAAVERDILRDHGVAHQVYPATTQPWRTPIVMFEPIDPSNQASIGFDMFTEPVRRAAIEKAMADDQQHASGLVQLGQGTGATQTFPGFLVFVRLNVETAPDVINASRSSTAGFLYAAFRARDLFQTALSRTPLLPVNTEIYDGKPDADNLLFRSETPPVEAFGDRLLVTRKIVVAGRPWTVLFRPTSAFSLPSSRAIPVMLGLFGLLLAGAIALVARYQERAYDAVSLLHETTEKSLLEKELMLQEMKHRIKNSITRVLAIARQTASHATDVKEFSSSFAARLQAMAASQDMLTRSRWQKADLGDLLRIELGQVFGKEIPEGILSGPEVLLDETMTQALGLTFHELATNALKYGEAGNSVGALKVDWLLEGRGRDRTLVLNWREAGQKQLEAPAKTGFGTKLIDLNVTRELRGTIKRDFRAEGLEVKIRIPLAG